The Maylandia zebra isolate NMK-2024a linkage group LG14, Mzebra_GT3a, whole genome shotgun sequence genome includes the window TTAGCCAAATGTGCATGTGACACTACCTAACCAATCGATCGTGGCTGTTTCCAGCTGTCTGATACATCATTTTGGAACAAAACTCTTCAAATGTGCAGCTGCACCCTGGTGGGACAAATGCAAGGCAGCATCCAAACACatcagcattaaaaaaagaaaagaaggcagTCCAGCTGGAAGAGCCAGAAAAGAAACATAGACATGTGGAATGGTAAAAattcctgcacacacacacacacacacacacacacacacacacacacacacacacacacacacacacacgctcacgtGCGCGAACATAATCGCGCGAATGAAGAATCATACTTGCACACTGGACATGTCACAGACATATCTGGCATGCATCTTTAGAAGAAAACACTTTTTGTTAGAAATTCTTTAACTGGTCTAGAGCTCTGATCATTTCTGTATGTACATAAATTAACAATAAATATAGGTaatgttttttatatatttttaaatatatatatatatgtatatatattatataataatgaaatattcttatatatttcaaatatattCATGACCTCTTTCCaatctgaaacatttttaaagagaTATAATCACAGTTTAGTAATAAAACATGTAAGAACACAGGACTCCCTACTGGTCGGTCTAGCTGCAGCGTCCCCGTTTCAAAGTTTATCAAGTTGTGATCAAAgtccagccttttttttttcttttttcccccagacTAATACATTCGACTTCATCAGAAGGATGAGAAATAATGCGACATAAGGTAGGTAACACTGTGACGGGAGAAACCGAGCCTGCGAATCGCATCTTATCAATCTTACGCTCTACTCATCGGTATGTCAGGGAACCAGCCCGGACAGAAACCACACAGTCCAGGCTCAAACAAGGCAATAAGGGCTGATCAGTGAAGCTGATCTCCCAGCTACAATACGTCTTTTCTCGTGGAGTGAACCTGTCCTCTGATCACCTGGAGGTTTACTGAAGGGACGCTGCAGCGAGGACCTCTAGGGTACGATTGATTTGGAACAGTCGGAGAGTGTAGAAAGCCGTTAAGACTCAAAAGGATCCCCCTCCCCTTTTCTTTGACTCaatctctcctcttcttctgttcTTTTTCAGACACACATAGACTGGAACTGGACCACATTAACACTGACTGAGGGGAGATAGGTTGTCTAAATGCATGCAGTAGTTTTCCTTCGCTCTCTCCGCCACGCTCCTGGCTCACATAGCTTACAGTAGGATGCACTTGGAAATAAAGAGAGTAGAAGGAAACGGTTATCCCCAAGGTGTTTAGAGGAAGCAAGTCTTGCACCTCCTCTTGTTGGGGATAGCTCGATTCCTGTGTGTGATCGGGACCCTTTCTGTCCGTGGTTTCGTCCTCTGGGGGTGGTTTTAACTTCCATACGCTAGAGATGACTGTTCCTCTCTTTATGTCCATGGATCCGCTCACTATTGGTCCCACCACCCCTCtctgttctctctctgtcttgccGCTGACGGCATACTGgttcaaaaagaaaacaggtcCCGTATTGCACAGCATGCCCTCATGGCCTGATGGTAGTGTGTCAGTGATAGCGACTGCGCTTCTCCTCAGTCTCAGAGGGGTAGTCCCTTAAACCAATGCCTCTCTGGAGGTTCAATAAAGAGTCTTTCATCTGAAGAAGCAAAACAACAGGAACACGTGTTAAATAGTATTTTCTCCATTTTAATAACAGGCGAAAAAGTTATTCAAACTTTTGGTCGCAATAGCATAAATGAAAATCAAGCTAGTTAGCAAATGTAAGCTTTGGTCAGAGTTGAATGTATTTATGAGAACACGTACAATCTCTTCTGgcagaaataatattaaaattacactaatattaaaaatgaaactattaaaaatattgaaacacataaataaaagtaaaactacattttcagaattattatttatcttatttaatttaaataatgttaattatattattatttactatctgctgtaaaaaaagaaactttttctATACCTGGTCCAGCAGCACTACGGATGACTTGATAATCTCCCTCCACTTTTGCAGCTCAGCATCGTGGTACCGCTGCTGTGCCTCCAGGAGTTGGGCCCACTCCATCTGCGTCTGAGGCAGTTTActtggaaaaacacacacacagataaacacacacagcaaccTAAGGGTGCAGGCACTGAAGCATTATTTCCATTTTAAGGGACTGCTAACAATCAGTAAGCAAGCGTGGAGATTTCCTGTTCAAGGCAATATGGATGCAGTTTACTTGACGGATGTGTGTGCCTGTCTGGAATTGTATTACAGTGTTTGGGTATCTTTAATGTGTTTAACAGAAAGTTCTGTGTAAAGagtaatgaaaaaaacagtGCAATAAACCGTGTGTACACATGGATCTGTTGGGGTGTGTTTACCTTTCATGAAACCGCAGACCTTGCCAGGTTGTTAAGGACTGCGCAGAGTACTCCAGCATCCACAGTTTGTAGAAAAGCATCATGTTGAGGAACACAAGCAGGACCAGGCTGGAGGAGGGCAAAGAGACAGAAATGAAGAAAGAGAGTCAACAAATGAGGGCTCAGCTTCACTTTGAAATCATTCATAATGCCTCTAATGAGCTGGTATGAGCACTCTGATGTATACTGAAAGTACACTTTGACTGTGGGATGGTTTTCAATAAATACTGAATACAGACGGATGACAAATGTAATGATTAAATGAATCTCTGTTATGCTTTGGGGGCATTTTGCTCACATAGTTTGGATCTACTTGCAAACTTTATCCTCTCTGCCAGGATAAAGGACACGAGGGCGTCGCTAAATAGTTTGATACACACACGTGGGAACAAAGCTGTTTTTAGAGTAATGAGAGTTCAACATCACTGAACGCCTACAGGAAACTTTGGACTGTgcatcagtcagtcagtcactcTCCACCGACATTGAGACATTAAATAAAAGAGCAAACTTGCTAAGGAACGCTAAAGCCAATCGGCCGACATATAGTGGCCCAGTACCTTACTAAGACAGTTTGTTAgtttttctataatttgtaaTCTGTCTATATATCAGAGAACATATATGTGTACCTGAGACAGATCCTATGGATGGCAatgaaagaagaggagaaaggagTTATACTCAAAAGAACAATAATGACATATTTCTAAGGAAATTAAAATAAGTCATGTCAGCATGTGTCAAATGTACATTTACATCCTGATGGACAACTGTGCAGCCATCCTCACAGGAATGACGTGTGCACGTGCGTGCTCTGATGAGCTGCTTACACAAAGCTGATGATGAGCAGCAGTTTGGAGACGCTGTACAGAGCGAAGCCTCCGGGCAGGTGTTCTGGACTCTGGTGTCTCGTTTGCGTGGAGCCGGCCACGTGTTTGATCCTCTGGATCACTTCCTCATCTGTCGGCGTGGTAACGGGGCTGAGGGCCTCATCCAGATGCTGGCTGCGCATGTGGGGAAGCGGCCTCTTCTTGCGCCTCACCGTGGAGTTCTTCACCACTTTTGCCTTTGGAGACAGCTGGTGAGTCTCCATGAGTATCTCCTCCAGCTTGGACAGCTCCAACTCtgagagaggaaaaacacacctgttacatataaatatatataacacccaTGCACTTTCAGCTTGTTGAAAACATCCACATGCTCTTGTTCTCTCTTTAAGCATTAAGCAATGATTAGATTAAGTCTATCGTTGCCATTATTTCTCCCCTTGAATGGGGGGAGTATGTAATCGGTTCCATttctttgtctgtctgtttgtctcTTTGCTGCAGTCCAGTGTCCAAAGATATCATTGTGAAAGTTTTGTGTGATGGTAGATACcaataacagcttcagctgatttAATTAAGGTATAACTTGGGTCAAGATCACATCAAATGTtaaaatcagtaaaaaaaaactatattacCCACAATTTTTATGGAGTTCACAACAATATACCAGGCCTTGGAGGACGGGTACCATGTTGGCTGAGCATTTGAGTTTGACCTTCATTGTTAGCGCCCAAGATCATATCGAGCATAACACCCCCTTTTTTGAAAAAATACGATGCTCTACGAGCTCACAGTGACGCCATAACAGGCTGATGTCATCATATtctaataaaaacaagctgacgtcagcatgttgtaataaaagcatcataaataaaggttttagtttagccctTGCTCTTCGAGTTGCGCTCTCTGAGTCTTCTTGTTAAGAAAACCACATGACTGATGTGACCAATCGAAACAGCCAACCAAACAATCATGGAGTTTACCAAGATGGCGGAAGTTTTCTTCAAGCCCACTCCAGAAGTTCTTCTCTATGAAGCCTTTTACCAGCCCCCATGGCTGTTTCCTGTAACGCAGCTCTGTTGATATCCTAGGAGAAGAGGATGACTGTATTCATACACAGGTTCTGTCTTTGCAATAAAATGCTAAATAAATTGAGATAAACCATGAAAAGAAAcacttaaaaataatttaaacacGGGGAAAGATGGTCCAAAAATAATTATGTCACGAAGTCTTATGACTCACCGTAACCGACACTTGTTCTTGGCCACCCTCGTGAGCATGTAGCGGTTGAGAGTGTAGAAGTAGTCATGATAGGGGACGTCGTGTGTGATGACCTCAGCATCAATGATGTAACACTCACTCTCCTGACTGGCTTTGTATAGAGTCTGATACAATCAACAAAATGTAGTTTAAGTGTCTCATAAAGCACAGCAGAGCTTAAATAATTAAACATGTTTCTACTTGACATGACTACCTGTGTCTCAGTGACTGTGGCTGTTTTGGGAGCCAGGGGGTTGGACAGAGAGATGGTGTACATGATTTCTCTGGTCTGGTTCCCATCTTCCTCCTTCTTCCATGGATGGTACACTATATCTGAAAAGCAAATGTTCGAATTGAATAAAGCCTGTCTTTTTAGCTTGCACTCTTTCCAAGGAGCTCAGACGTGACTCGACTGAATCACGTGCAGGAACATCAGGCGTACCGACCTGAGAATCGCCTCTGCTCCATGAAATCACTCATGAACTGAGACTCCGTGAAAAGGATGTCATACAGCTTGTCCACACTGAACTTGTAGATCTCATTGATATGCTGCCTGCCATTGAGATCCTCATGGAAGGCTTGTACCTCTCCTACGTGgcaaagaaacacacataacaaataaagaaaatacatttcttaTGTTCTGGTTTTAAATTATATGAATAGTCGTCCTGTTAGCAAAGACCGTCCGCTCTCTGCAATTACCCTCGTCGTGTGTTTCTGAAGAATCACTGAGCTCAGTGGGGATGTCTTCATTGTCATTGAAGTCCAGTGACGGTGATGGGACAGGACCAGCAGGCCCACTGGTCTCATTCTTTTCCTCCACCACCAGAGGGACAGCCAGCAGATCACCATCTGGCAGGCAGTCTGCATATTCCTCAGCTGGGAGGTCAAACTGCGGAAAAACAATATGGTGAAGTTATTCAGAGATTCTGAGGTTTGCATGTGATTTGAttaaaatttttgtgatttgttttttttaaatactgaaaaacctgaaaaaactgcacaaaaataCTGAATGGAGCAATaatgatacaaattaaaactctTATATGCAAAGTAaaatgttatttcctttttaaaaacgtgaaaaatgtcaaaaggtagaataaacactgaaataaaaaaatagaaaggaATTGTCTGCCAATGATTTCATGTTTTAGGCTTTACGTGGTTAAAAACAGAGTATAGAGCATAACTGCAACAACTTACTGTGATGGTATCGTGGTTGCCAGGGGTGGGGATGGTGCTGTTTGGGATGAGCTTCTTTTGTACAGGAGGAGGGCTCCCTTCAGGCTTGGCTTCTACGTTGTTCTTGGACAAGTTATCATTGTTGATCTCATTCTCCTCATTGGGAATCTCCTCACTGAACCTGAAGGCAATGGAGAAACGTGACAGCCCCAGactttactgcagctgtagagACGTCTGCGATAATAGAATAGCTAAGTTACAAATATATGAGTTTCTGCCTGTAGTCTGGATGTAAGCAGTAAATGTGAATTTCTCTGATTGTAGACAGCAATGGATTTACAACAGATGGCAAGAGATTTCTAATTTCTGCTTATCTGTCACAGGTAATTCCCGTGTTATCAGAGGCTGCTGACTTGACCCCGTTCAATCACAAACTGATAGCAGAGTGAGTCctttttattgacattttatTGTCAACTTGACACACCCAGATGGCTACTGATTGCGAGCATGACCTTGTCACTGTCTATGAATCAACCACTGCAAAGGCAGCATGGTTTGTGGTTTTATGTAGGAATGTTTTTCACGCTGGCCAATCAAAGGAACTAGCTAACATGAGGGGAGTGCTATTGTTTCTGTATGTTTATATTATGTCACATGTTTGTGTCATGTCACACCGTCACGGGTTCATGTGCTTCTATGTTGCAGAGGTAGGTGATGAGTTCTCGAATGAACGACTtgttcaaatacattttttggcTCTTCTGAGCACAGTGAGCCAAGTGCCATTTATTTACATTATGTCATAAGGAACACAGACACCTCCACCCAAAACTGATGAGCTCAACACAAAAAGATCGAGATCGATAACTAGCACTAGGGGAGAAACATGTAAACTTGATTTTGAGGCAAACTGTCTCTTATGTGTATGTAGACATGTTCGCAACAAAGCCTTTAGCCTTCACTGTGAGTGCATTGTAGAATAAAAGCATTCAAACCGTGACTGTATTAATAGTACATCGGCACAGAAAATACTCAGTATTTACTGGCTCTGGCTCATGTTGGCCGGAATAATTATTTTCTAATTTGGGAAATTAGGCAACCAAATGACAATATTTATAGTGGTAGCCATAGTAACTGATGCAGCACCATAGCCAGACATACCCCATGGTGTTAAAGTCATCATCGGGAGGAACGTAGTCCTCGTCGTCACTGGTCAGGCCGAGCTCGTTGCCATAGCACTGATGAACAAAGTGCCAGAGCTCTTTGGGGCACAGAGGCTGCAGAAGATCAACAAACCAGTTATAAGGAACGAAGAGAGTGAGGAGGGAACCATGCAGCAATTTGTTGTTGTCATCCCATGtgtggcaaaagaaaaaaaatatagacCAAAGCATAAAGTCACAAATTGGATTTGCTGACCTTGTCGAGCAGCGCATTCTGCCACAGTCTAAACATCATCATGTACGTCCTGTCCCTGGCTCCGAACGAGGTGAAGAAGTGCTGCAGAGAATAAAACGCGATCTCGTATTAGCCGACATGGAACTAAAATAACACCATAAATAAAGGAATTTGCATCATGTACAAAGACatgcaaatagaaaaaaaagggaagagaGTCAGTTCTGGGAGATTAAATAAGTGGGAActaaaaagtaacaaaatacaaaatgaaagggagaaataattttgtaaattagttgaaataaatgaaaataaaaactaaagcaCATATTTCTGACACATTTACGGGTGCCCTCCATAATGTTTGAGGAAAAAGACGCAATTTTGTAGTTTTGCTTCTGCACACCACCACCCCACAGTGGGCTGTAAATCAAACATTTAATGTGTGATTCtaatgcagactttcagcttcaattcagattttttttcccaagaAAGTACAGGGACTAGAAAGTTACTGAAACCTCTTTAATTTGCAGCTTGTTTGCTTGTGTCATTTGCTTGCAGTTTTGCATTTAATAACTAAAAAAACGCCTCTGTTTCACTGAGATCAGATGACTGACTGGGCCATAGAAGAATATCCTGTTGTTTTTCCTTAAGAAACTCTTGGTTTGCACTCCTGGGGTGCTTTATCTCATCATCCATTTGTAGCTGTCTGATCAGTTTGGCAgtatttggctgaatctgagcagagagcaCAGCTCTGTAAACTTCACACTTCATCTTTGTGCTTCTATCAGCAgccacatcatcaataaacactgacatgtacacactgaaaacaaagtCTTGCGTATCCCTTACCTTCTCAGTGTCCGTGCAGACCTGGATGGCATTGGGAATGAGCCGGGCGGTCTTCTCCTTTGTCATTGAGCAGATGTCCTTTAGCCGCACCGTCAgctttaaacaaacacacaaatgtacaccattacttacacacacacacccaataCTGCCAGAAAGAATGCACAGAAGTGCAGCAATACCAGCGTTTCCCAGCGGAAGATGTTGCTATAGAAACAGATCCAGTTCTCAGAGAGGTAGAGTCGTCCCTGCAGGAGGATGTCCCGCTGAAGAGCACAGGAGTAGTCTGCAACATGGATGAGTCATGAAATCAGACATGatggaaaatgagaaaaaagacGGCACAGGAACTGCACCATgtagcacagaaacaacaacaacaaataggaCACAAAACTGACCATTTCAGCAAGTTCGAGTCAAGTTCACATGCAGTTTGATTTAGTCGGAAGCATTTACAACAATGACTGTACTCATAGGAACACTGAGAAACTCTCAACAACAAATGAGCGAAACTTGTGTTCACATTACGTGTTCACATGAGTGCCCGAAAAGGAAAAGGTCTCCTCAAACGATGACACTAAGGCCTCTGAAGACCGTGGGATTTATTTTACTCAGTGACAAAAATCGACACATATTTACAGTCATGCCATGATGTCAGCCGGTGGGAATATCCCGTACTTGTCTGCTCCGGAAGGATTAATCATTTTCTAATTACTACCAAGCTGGCTGCACCCTGCCAGTACTCAGATGGCCTCAGCGTGTACACTCACCCACAATGAGTCTCTCTGTGTCAGGGAGCTGCTTGAAGAGTTTCCTAAAGTCCTCATTGCGCTGCTTGTATGTCGGGCTCAGCACCTGCAGTGACAGGCAGAGtcagaaaccacacacacacaaacaaacacacactcgcaTCCTCATGCTCTGTTCACAAGTGTTGCCTCTGTCACACAGCCTGGGTTACTTGTTTCCACGAGCATGTGAGATAACCTTGTTAAAACCACCCACAGGTTTGATCGGTATGTCCGCTTTACTTTAATCATGCCGTGACTTTCATCCTGTGGGGGATTTTCACAGTTACTGCAAATGGAAATACAGAGTACGGCAAGCAGAGGTACGTAGCCCGAGATATCTGAAAGGACGCATCATAACCGATTTAAAGCGCAATACAAGGAAAGAATCAGCCCAGTGCAAATCATTCAAAACACATGCTGCCATGACTGGTATTTATGAGTCAGGATATCCTATTTGCATTACAGGGCGACATATTTCTGACAGTGAGGCTTTTGTTGGATCATCGATGAAATCTCAAGTGTAAACAAGCAGACAGTGTTGGCTTATTAGGATCAAACGGGAAGCATATTCTGTTTCATATGACCAGTATTTTTCTTTATGCTTGGCTTCAGCTGACTAGATTAGCCTGTGATATATCTCCAAATGTGTACCAGAGGGAAGGCGCTCACTGTCCGTGCCAGATGCTTTCCTTCAACAGGAAAACTTCAGGAAAACATAACAGCAACAAGAGTtaagcagaaagaaaagaaaatacatatTCCTTTTGATCGAGGCTCAAGGGAGAAGTCTAAAGCCAAAAAACTGAAAgtgttcttaaaaaaaatcatgccgTTCTCTGCAGACATCATCatgtttccattttttaaaacaaccCTAGAAACAACCTCCGCTGTTGACAAATGAAATCACTCACATAGTAACTGGACAATCATGCCAAACAACAGGCCTATGTGAGCTCAAGAAGATTTCAAatagcaaagactcacagccaaACCACTTGTTTGAATTATTGGTGGGGATTTACCACAGAACTACGCtcacagcagcatgcacagcacACAAAGTTCCCTAAAAAAGCCCTCTGGGCGATCCTCTGTTTTGCCGCTTCAAggttacattttcatttttcaacGCTTCTCCCCGTGATGTTTTCAGCTTACGAGCTGGGGTCGACTTACAGCAGGAATCTCCTCACTGTCCCACTCGGGGTCTTGAAGGTCTGAGGCAGCCCAGCCCCACTCCCAACCCCATTCCCCTctagctggaccctgcagaacCCACAATGCCAACGCCTCATCCAGCTCCAGCATGGCCTCCCAGTCAGACAGCGTACAGTCCTCATCCAGTTCCATATTCAGGGCGCCAGATCCTTTTTGCTGCCTGGATGGAAACAAGTTTTCCAAAAATGCGCCCCAGTGGGCTCGTCTCACAGCCGACTTGACTTGTCAGTTCGAGAAAAGTTGGGAAAATAAGAGAAGCCAGACAACGTGTGCAGCAGTTTGAAGCTGTAGTATCCGCGCTCCCCTCCTAATCTTGGGTGCTGCTCCCTTTCAACACTGAGCAGTGGACACAACGCACTCCAGCCACATGATTCCTGTCTCACTCTGTCTTTCTGTGCCTCTCTCTCGCTTCCTTTCATGCAGACAGGGAGAGGAGTTACGGCCGTTGCCCTCTAGTAACCCCAGCCAACAAGTCCTTTATTATCACGCCagtagccttttccttttttctgcttACTCCTCCTCGTAAGTGTGCAAGCAgagcatgagtgtgtgtgtgtgtgtgtgtgtattgctgtCCAGGTCTGAGTGCCTGATAATTACTCTGTTTATGACCAGCAAAGAATGAGGCGAGTTTACTCTGCAGACTGGAGGATTAATATAAACAAAGATGTAGCTGTAGGGGAAAAAAGTAGGACtgaataaagggaaaaaaagccaaAGTATGTGTTGAGTCCGTCTTACAGTCTGAGCGAGTGATTGAGTTATAGAGAACAGATGTGAGCATAACCTCCAGTTACCTCTGGCTGCAAAACAACACCATCAATCTTGAAAGGGACTGCACCGGGTCGCAAGCCAGGGTTTAAATAGCAGAGCGAGGAGAATGAATAAATACGCGCTCGATAATTCTTTGCTCTTGGGCTTTTAACGTTTATTTTATGAATGAAAGGCCGCTGGAATCCAAAGTACGAGTACTGAACGTGCTGAACGCCGGCGATTTCAAGAAACTGCAAGTATGGAGTGGTTCCTTCCTGCCTTGGTATTGAGGTCATTCATGCACTCCTGACACCTGATCCCCCTCTGCTACTTTCAGTGGGCGAGAAGGATGGAGAGCTTCTACTTCAGCAGCACTTAAAATCGATAGAttttcttaacaaaaaaaatgcttCGGCGCTCAAAAACGTGGGCGCAGTTATGGAGGTCTGACTGgtgagcaaaacaaaaaacaaacagagagaaaaaaaaacaaaacacaaaacaagtgTAACTGTGGCTTGGATTTTCATTGCTCTAAGCAAATTTATAAGTCATATTTGGGCACTGGAATCCAGCCACGAGTCCCATCTTTGCGTAAGTTGAGgaagcagaaagaaaaatatcacaGGCTTCTTGGAAAACATGCCTTTACATCATGAGCATGAAACTTAATGAAGGTTCATCCCGTACTTGTGGTATTTCCGTGTATTCGTGTCGATTTTGTAGCTTTATAGCTTAAGGAAAGAAAGAGTTCATTGACTTGACTGTGACTTTGCATGCAGAGTTCAGGCGGCACAGTGACGCCTAGGACGAACGGGGTATAAAGTGGAACTACCAACACACAGCGTGTATCGATCTGGTTAACTATTAACATGCTGGACAAACAGTAGGGGATGGAGGAGACTGGTACTGCAAACCTGGGTGGGGTTTTATGCTGTGTACCGGAGGAGTGTGTTTATCCTATTAACAATAAACTCTCTATTTTACTACCGCTGTTGTTCATTTTATGGAAAGTTGGTCTCCATGCACTAAACTCATGCACTGTCTACTGTCCAGATATCTCTTATCTTGCTGtttgttgcttgttttctcttttcctgcCAACTTCCTGGAGGCCACACATTTGTGTAGATGCAAAGCGAATAAGAAAACGCAGTTATGCTGCTCCTAAGAAAGTGAGGTGACCGTGCCTACCTCGTACGGGCTCGCGTTAGGAAAGGTGGATGTTTAGTCACTGTAGTTTCGAAGTCGTGGCCGATCGCTACTGCCACGTagacgtgcacacacacacatgcacacagtgtCTGACAAGCAGGCGCATAAATGCTACAACACCTACGTGTCAGAACCAAGTGAACTGAAAAAGGATCTGTTAGACACACGTTTCTCCGGCTGATTGAGCTTTAGTAAAAACACATGTGTGTAAAGATTAGTGTACAAGATGTCAGGAAGGTAGCCCCGATGCTGAGCAGTTAATTCAATTCACCATTatgaatcagctgtgatggtgaATTTCACCCCGATTCAAATTGTCAGCGGGGTTTGAAGAGAACATTGTAATGCCAATTCTGAATATTCATATTAAGGGATTACTCCATAAACATTTCTTATTTTCAGGCTTTTCCTCCCTGTTTGAGGCTCGGAGACCTGAGGCCAGCTATCCTGTTGAAGTTGTCTCACATACACACTCTATGTAGTTTTAGTCTTGAGCCAACGCAACTTCGAAATAACAACAACGTGAACTTCTTACTCTTAAGAAGCTGACGAAGCTACAAAGACTGACTGGCTTGTTTGGGTGCAACTCTTAGCTTGATGTGCTTAATGTGAGTTAATGCTGGAAAGCTTCATCCCTGCATCACATGTGCTGATTTAAATTTGATGGCTCAAGTCTTCTCTGTATGTCAAAACAAAATACTATTTTTAACTTGTAAGCCACAGTAGATTTGTCTTTTGTGTCCATAGCATTTACTCATCACCAAACATTTCAGTCTTATTTAAAGACTAAATAATTTCCTTTCAACATCTGGGTGCTGTAAGCTAATGCATATATTTATATGCAGTATATGTGTGGACTGTTTTCAGCTGCAGAACTGATACAGACGGCAGGCTTGTAGTACAAAGGGACTCGAAGGAGCATGCATGTAAACAGTTGTGACCGTGTTCAGGGTAAAAACACGGCACGCAGTGCTTCCGCTGACAAAAATGCAGATCTGCAAGACAAAGGAACAAGAAAACGTGGCAATTAATGAGCAGGGTGGCTTCACTGTTAAGTTTGGCCTTTTACAGAGATTTGTTGACAGCAACATAATCTGGAGGTAAGGGCAGATTATCCTGCCATCTTGTACACGACAAGTTCACTGTGCTGGTAGCCGGCAGTATATCATCTGTAAGTATGACAGTGACATCTGTGAGAGATTATCAGTGCAGTCCAGTGGT containing:
- the gramd1bb gene encoding protein Aster-B isoform X9, which encodes MGFFAALFFAALVIASEVCLQQLQGEQRSVAGFRGHGMSCLLCSTASNSNKSTPACSPVLRKRSRSPTPQSQEGENMVEKGSDHSSDKSPSTPEQVVQRTYSVQSARSGGKNSKSHKRLSKYDRLNLIKKSQSWYNHERQHILRVLSPTYKQRNEDFRKLFKQLPDTERLIVDYSCALQRDILLQGRLYLSENWICFYSNIFRWETLLTVRLKDICSMTKEKTARLIPNAIQVCTDTEKHFFTSFGARDRTYMMMFRLWQNALLDKPLCPKELWHFVHQCYGNELGLTSDDEDYVPPDDDFNTMGFSEEIPNEENEINNDNLSKNNVEAKPEGSPPPVQKKLIPNSTIPTPGNHDTITFDLPAEEYADCLPDGDLLAVPLVVEEKNETSGPAGPVPSPSLDFNDNEDIPTELSDSSETHDEGEVQAFHEDLNGRQHINEIYKFSVDKLYDILFTESQFMSDFMEQRRFSDIVYHPWKKEEDGNQTREIMYTISLSNPLAPKTATVTETQTLYKASQESECYIIDAEVITHDVPYHDYFYTLNRYMLTRVAKNKCRLRISTELRYRKQPWGLVKGFIEKNFWSGLEENFRHLELELSKLEEILMETHQLSPKAKVVKNSTVRRKKRPLPHMRSQHLDEALSPVTTPTDEEVIQRIKHVAGSTQTRHQSPEHLPGGFALYSVSKLLLIISFVLVLLVFLNMMLFYKLWMLEYSAQSLTTWQGLRFHESKLPQTQMEWAQLLEAQQRYHDAELQKWREIIKSSVVLLDQMKDSLLNLQRGIGLRDYPSETEEKRSRYH
- the gramd1bb gene encoding protein Aster-B isoform X11; protein product: MRLRSDSAADKISTASNSNKSTPACSPVLRKRSRSPTPQSQEGENMVEKGSDHSSDKSPSTPEQVVQRTYSVQSARSGGKNSKSHKRLSKYDRLNLIKKSQSWYNHERQHILRVLSPTYKQRNEDFRKLFKQLPDTERLIVDYSCALQRDILLQGRLYLSENWICFYSNIFRWETLLTVRLKDICSMTKEKTARLIPNAIQVCTDTEKHFFTSFGARDRTYMMMFRLWQNALLDKPLCPKELWHFVHQCYGNELGLTSDDEDYVPPDDDFNTMGFSEEIPNEENEINNDNLSKNNVEAKPEGSPPPVQKKLIPNSTIPTPGNHDTITFDLPAEEYADCLPDGDLLAVPLVVEEKNETSGPAGPVPSPSLDFNDNEDIPTELSDSSETHDEGEVQAFHEDLNGRQHINEIYKFSVDKLYDILFTESQFMSDFMEQRRFSDIVYHPWKKEEDGNQTREIMYTISLSNPLAPKTATVTETQTLYKASQESECYIIDAEVITHDVPYHDYFYTLNRYMLTRVAKNKCRLRISTELRYRKQPWGLVKGFIEKNFWSGLEENFRHLELELSKLEEILMETHQLSPKAKVVKNSTVRRKKRPLPHMRSQHLDEALSPVTTPTDEEVIQRIKHVAGSTQTRHQSPEHLPGGFALYSVSKLLLIISFVLVLLVFLNMMLFYKLWMLEYSAQSLTTWQGLRFHESKLPQTQMEWAQLLEAQQRYHDAELQKWREIIKSSVVLLDQMKDSLLNLQRGIGLRDYPSETEEKRSRYH
- the gramd1bb gene encoding protein Aster-B isoform X7, with product MGFFAALFFAALVIASEVCLQQLQGEQRSVAGFRGHGMSCLLCRSDSAADKISTASNSNKSTPACSPVLRKRSRSPTPQSQEGENMVEKGSDHSSDKSPSTPEQVVQRTYSVQSARSGGKNSKSHKRLSKYDRLNLIKKSQSWYNHERQHILRVLSPTYKQRNEDFRKLFKQLPDTERLIVDYSCALQRDILLQGRLYLSENWICFYSNIFRWETLLTVRLKDICSMTKEKTARLIPNAIQVCTDTEKHFFTSFGARDRTYMMMFRLWQNALLDKPLCPKELWHFVHQCYGNELGLTSDDEDYVPPDDDFNTMGFSEEIPNEENEINNDNLSKNNVEAKPEGSPPPVQKKLIPNSTIPTPGNHDTITFDLPAEEYADCLPDGDLLAVPLVVEEKNETSGPAGPVPSPSLDFNDNEDIPTELSDSSETHDEGEVQAFHEDLNGRQHINEIYKFSVDKLYDILFTESQFMSDFMEQRRFSDIVYHPWKKEEDGNQTREIMYTISLSNPLAPKTATVTETQTLYKASQESECYIIDAEVITHDVPYHDYFYTLNRYMLTRVAKNKCRLRISTELRYRKQPWGLVKGFIEKNFWSGLEENFRHLELELSKLEEILMETHQLSPKAKVVKNSTVRRKKRPLPHMRSQHLDEALSPVTTPTDEEVIQRIKHVAGSTQTRHQSPEHLPGGFALYSVSKLLLIISFVLVLLVFLNMMLFYKLWMLEYSAQSLTTWQGLRFHESKLPQTQMEWAQLLEAQQRYHDAELQKWREIIKSSVVLLDQMKDSLLNLQRGIGLRDYPSETEEKRSRYH